A single window of Neisseria sp. KEM232 DNA harbors:
- a CDS encoding helix-turn-helix domain-containing protein has translation MNLNHSEINKRIGKAIAKYRQESGLTQEQVAEILQIGNEAVSRMERGLIMPNVMRLLELAEIFQCTAADLLAEGSPRLFDKTHKIHLLISDLAEADRQLMLHFLEQFGSRLKRGAVQAV, from the coding sequence ATGAACCTGAACCACAGCGAAATCAACAAACGCATCGGCAAAGCCATTGCCAAATACCGTCAGGAAAGCGGCCTCACTCAGGAGCAGGTGGCCGAAATCCTGCAAATCGGCAATGAAGCCGTCTCGCGTATGGAACGCGGCCTGATTATGCCCAACGTCATGCGTCTGCTCGAACTGGCCGAAATCTTCCAATGCACCGCAGCCGACCTGCTGGCCGAAGGCAGCCCGCGCCTGTTTGACAAAACCCATAAAATCCACCTGCTGATTTCTGATCTAGCCGAAGCCGACCGCCAGCTGATGCTGCATTTTCTCGAACAGTTCGGCAGCCGTCTGAAACGCGGCGCAGTGCAGGCGGTTTGA
- a CDS encoding TIGR03571 family LLM class oxidoreductase: MEKTVPQHLQNHRGFARAFRPGRLTLGIISPFMGYADSPFPDMSDFTALVKQADNSGLGALWVRDVPFYDPNFGDAGQMYDITATLGYLAALTEHITIGSAGYVSPLREPILTAKEAASVDQMSGGRFVLGLAGGDRPSEYPAFAKEFDNRAERFQENWQTIRRLTEQSFPRFDTAHGGRFYGNLDLTPKPTQSRLPMMTVGRARQDLRWIANESDGWLWYSADLPHLKKLLAELDALNESGIWRPFGTCNFVELLEDADAPLQVFNGIYLRGGHKAIADFYAQQQEIGVSHIVANLKPTRRPPLETMQDFLENIVSQFDAGK; this comes from the coding sequence ATGGAAAAAACCGTGCCGCAACATCTGCAAAACCATCGCGGTTTCGCCCGCGCCTTCCGCCCGGGCAGGCTCACGCTGGGCATTATTTCGCCGTTTATGGGCTACGCCGATTCGCCCTTTCCCGACATGAGCGACTTCACCGCGCTGGTGAAACAGGCCGACAACAGCGGGCTGGGTGCGCTGTGGGTGCGCGACGTGCCGTTTTACGACCCCAATTTCGGCGACGCGGGGCAAATGTACGACATCACCGCCACGCTGGGTTATCTCGCCGCGCTCACCGAACACATCACCATCGGCTCGGCGGGCTACGTTTCGCCGCTGCGCGAGCCGATACTCACCGCCAAAGAAGCCGCCTCCGTCGACCAGATGAGCGGCGGGCGTTTTGTGTTGGGTCTGGCAGGCGGCGACCGCCCCAGCGAATACCCCGCCTTTGCCAAAGAGTTTGACAACCGCGCCGAGCGTTTCCAAGAAAACTGGCAAACCATCCGCCGCCTCACCGAGCAGAGCTTCCCGCGCTTCGACACCGCACACGGCGGCCGCTTTTACGGCAATTTGGATTTAACCCCCAAGCCGACCCAATCGCGCCTGCCGATGATGACCGTCGGCCGCGCGCGGCAGGATTTGCGCTGGATTGCCAACGAATCCGACGGCTGGCTGTGGTATTCCGCCGACCTGCCGCACCTGAAAAAACTCTTGGCGGAACTCGATGCGTTGAACGAAAGCGGCATCTGGCGGCCGTTTGGCACGTGCAACTTCGTCGAGCTTTTGGAAGACGCAGACGCGCCGCTGCAAGTGTTCAACGGCATCTACCTGCGCGGTGGTCATAAAGCCATTGCCGACTTTTACGCGCAGCAGCAGGAAATCGGCGTCTCGCACATCGTCGCCAATCTCAAACCCACCCGCCGCCCGCCGCTGGAAACCATGCAGGACTTTTTGGAAAACATCGTGTCGCAGTTTGATGCGGGCAAATAA